The sequence below is a genomic window from Aspergillus nidulans FGSC A4 chromosome V.
TCTGAAGTACCCGCGAAGTTTATTAGAATGATTATGATGCCTGAAACCAGGAAGAACCTAAGAAGAATAGGGAAAGAGGCTTTAAATATATACCCAAAGACTCGTATAGTGGTATCTTGTTATTCTGCAGAAGGTGAAAGAATAATACTCTGTTTGAAGACGGGTTGGTGGCAGGCAGGATCACAAAAGCCTTGCCGTGCCATCAAACAGAGCTTTCTACCATACAGCTATCTGTCTCACTGTGAGGCTGTCTTTGCTttgtctgctgcagcagtttGATAGGCAATTAAGTCTTTACGGGGGACAAACGGCCAGCCTTTTGCGCCGAGGCACAGCCTCAGCTCAAGACTCCTGGCCAATACCCATTTCCCCGCGCCCAATAGCCTTACTACTTACTATACCTCACAGTACACGGGGAATATGGCAAATGTTCAATAGGAATGATTCTTATCAAGCGATTTTAACAGCCTGGCTAGGTACATCTTCTGCTATGTAGAATAACAGCATACAACCCTAGGTAGCCAGCGGTGCTTCCACAGTCTACGAACCAGAGAAGCACAGAAGAGAAGGTATTACAGTATTTCTTTGAAGATCAACATATGGTTGACGCAGTACTGGACTAGTACCTGCAAGGATATACGTATACACCCCTAAACAAACCCGCTTTGCCTCACTGCGCTCCCGCACTGCATGATTGCTAGCCTTTTATAGGTAGCCTTGCGCAAATTTTTATTATCGTCCGGAGACAAAGGAATATCGCGCTAATAATTCCAAAAGCCCTAATCCCAACACTAACCCGATACCTGCATTTTACACTCGTGCTGGGGACAATagacggcggcggcgcatCGCAACTAGAGTTACCTGCACCCTTCTCGTTGAGGATAAAATCAACCAAACCACCAGTCAGAGTCCCCATTTGTTTCTCAGAGGCGCTACGATCGAACATGTCGTAGCTCTCGTGGCGGAAAGTGGGGACATTAAGTGGTTTTAGAGGGTGATCTCTTTACTTCATTGTACCGTGGACAAAGAGAGAACGTGCAGATAAATCTAGGGGATGAGATGTAATCACCTCTTAATACCAGATGCTTCTATGCTAACTTGGGCAAAATAATGTGTTCCTGGTATGTTTGGTGATAGTGGAGCAGAGACATATGTTAGAATAATCGGGCGACATTTCGTGGAAATGACAATCAACCTTGTTAGAATAATTATCAGTACCCATGGTACATATTCTGTCAGCAACTGAGAACTGAAGTATATAATGCAGGAACGAAGGCATGGATCTGTATTTATCACCCCGTTAAGTGATACTATCGGCTGCGCTGCTCAGCTTCAGAATGGTAGCAATCAAACTCGAACCGGTGTTCCTTAGTTGGAGAATGAGTATAGTACCAGCTCTACACGTGAGCTCACGAAGCGGAAGCCTGAATACAGAGTGCTTGGGATATATACCAGCAAAGGGTGGTAAACTCAGCCCTACCAATCCTGGTAATAGTCTCAGGGTCAACCAGCCTAATACACAATATACCTTAATATCTTGACgagatgttgagaagcttcAAAGCAGATATGCAATGCTCACAGGAACTGAATAGGTTTCGCCATGACATCTTTCTGACTGGCAGACGCGGAGTCGTTTACTATGTGCGGGACATGAAATACGCCTCTAATAAGATTGAGATATATCCCTCGTCCAATGGTCCACGAGGTTGAAGTCTCAACCCTCAAGCACCGTTTCCGGTACCTAGATGATCTTGAAAAGAGAGCCCATTGTTCGAAATCTCAGCGACAAATCCGAGTCGGTTTGGAGCAACCACTTAGAATATCCACATCTTTGAGTCCCTCTTTATATTAGGCCTCTCTATTTGGTAAATTGTCTTAGCAGAAGGGCTTAATCTcagcgatgttgatgatgttggGTAGATCGGTGTAGCTGAAAGTTGTGTACAGGATTAATAATAGTGGCGCAGTTGCTGATCATGTGCAGGCTTCCTGGATATTGGGctgaaggatgagctgaGCCTCGGATCGCAGAGCTGTGCAAAGGTGTTTAAAGAGTCTTGTTAGCATGTAGAGTAGACTTAGGGCAGTCAAGGTGATGCGCCCTGGGTAGGATCTGGAGCATTGCTGATGAGACCCAAGCCCGGGGAGCCTTCGCTTGTAGTCCACTCTCGGTAATCTAACTGACAATAGCTACTCACGCAGGGTTGGCCGCCAACATATATAAACTGGTTAAGAGCTCTACAAGGATACTACGCTGGCCGGGCAAACGCTGGGGCTAAACGGCTAGCAGCAGATTACACCAGATTACACCATCTTACTCACCAAAGACTGTCTGAGCCTATGCCAAAGCACCTGGAGCGTGCCCGTGAAAATAGTTATACGATATCATTTGTTCAATTGGGGCTCTGCTGTGTCTTAAGCGACTACCCCGATTTTTGGGCATCTCTGACGCAATACAACCCTGCTAAACTTCAAAACGCTCTCTGAAAAAATAACAGCCCTGCTTCTAGAAAGTAAGAAAAGGGAAACGTGGGGTTAAGATTTACCCATTACGTATTATGAATTCAGCAGTGTCAGGAAGGTTTGGTGAGCTCGAAGCTCCCTTGCGCACATAAATAATCATCACGGTGGACAGCAGCCATCACGGCAACTATAGACGAACTCTCGTATCCAACACACCTATGGGGCACTCGGCGAGTACGGCAGCGGTGGTGTCTTCGGCCTAGCCTGCGCCTGCAGGTGATTCTCCGCTCGAGTCTGAGCTGCTACTGGCAATGTCGACATTTCCTGCCCGGTCACAGGCGCGGGTGTCTTCCGTTTCATAGCACACTGACGGCGCACTAGCAGACCAAAGCCTGCAAACAGCATCACCCCCATAGCCACTCCGAGTCCTAGGCCAATTTCTCCATCCTTGTTCAAGCTATTGTCATCGCGTACGACgcgctggggctggggctcGGAGTGTATTGACCACACTCGTAGGTCGATTCAAGCGTGAGTCTTGTGTTTGGTTCAAGACTAGGGAGATGAACACTATGGATAGTCAGATCATGTAAGTGTCGATTAGACTTCATTGCTAGGAGAAATAGGGAATGCCCAGACCTTTTTATCTTCCCTCTCTGGGTAATCGAGGAGGCGCTCACGAGGGGTAAAGACACACGTAACGGGCGTAAGGCATCAATATGAACGGACCCTTCCGCGTATTGCAAAGCAGTTACTGACAGACTTCGAGCGGATGAGGGTATAAGCGGAGATCAGAGGGTGCAAAACAAACTTTTTTATCTCTCCGTGGATGGGCAATTGCAGCTCGTATGAACTACACATTCCAGTCATGTGTAGCCTGGTGCCCGAGTCACTGGAATTAGGGCGCGTGTGCAAATCTGGTTATGGCTCATCCGGAGTCATTGGCGGTCCAGCAGAGACCAATCGAGGCAGTGATATGCTGCCTGGGTTAGCTCGTGTATTCCCCAGATCAACAAGGGAAACCGAACGTGGATATTACTCCGGCTAGCTTGATGAAACCCACAGGTTCGAGGCTGGAAACAAAATTGCTACAGGGTCGGGGGTCGTTGGATTAAGATTGCCGGTTTTACATCCTTCGCAATTTATCACGATCAAATCATTATCAACCCTTTGAAGGCGGCGGAAGCCCAGCCTTCCGAAGTCTCCGTCCAGATAAATTGACTTGACATCCTCCAATACCGGAAAGTCAATGTTAACATATTGCTCAAGGCGTTCGATACGGATCTGACCGGCAACATGCTGCAGCTTAGGGAAGGAGAGATTGGCTATGGACCCGATACTGTTAAGGTCCAAGCCACCGAGATGCACGAGCTGTGGGGCCTCTATCGAGGTCATCAACGGCGATGAAAGAGCTAATGGGACCAGTGCCGTGGAGTGGATGGCGCCTGTGATATTGACCACATCAGGGAGAACCAGTCGACCACTGGCCCCGCCAATACTGAGTTTGTCTGCTATAACTGTTGTGCATCCAGCTAGGGCTTCATAGAATTCTTCCGAGCTGTCTAGgaactggtcttcgaggACGCATCCCCGGGCCAGCGTTCCTGGAGGTGTAACCCGTTAGTATATGCTATAAGCGATTTTTTCTTAGGGCCTACGGAGGAACAAGCCTGTCAGAGTCATTGGCACCCAGGGCCGGATATGACAAGAGCGCATTGTACTGTGACTTGCATCGGGTGTGTCTCGAAGTCCAATCGCGGAGTAGGGCTAGggggctgtatatatatgtcGAAGAAATGATTCATGTGGTCTGTTTGTCTCTAATACTACCAGGTCATTATTGGCAGAGACCCTGCGCCCAATCAATATGGCATCCTCTTTCCCTTGGCAGGGGGCCTTGACATGGTACTCTAGACGTTGAGTAGGGTACTGGAGGTTCACGTGAGGCTGGGTAGTCCATAATATCAGCATTATAAGCTAGGGTACTGAGCCCCGCCAAGCAGCTACTGTAGGGCTTTCGCAATGATAGTTCCCTACCTAGACACCCAACTAATGCCTTTCTCGCATTGCTTGTCTTCCAAAAGGAGGAGTCATCGCCCGCCTGCCCTCAGTAGTAGATAATGATGCTGTTCTGGATGTCGGCGTCAATAGAGACAAGCTCGGTGACGGAACATGGTATTATAGTAAGTTTTGCAGAAGACCTGCTCCGTTGAATCGGCCCGACTTCCATGTGACTTGAATAGAGGAGCTTGGTAATTCAGTAAGTAGGTAGCCCTTAAATCAACGTGACTATCAATACCACTTATTAACCAAAGTTTTAGCTGTCAATCATGTTTCTGCGGCGTCTTTATGATTGCTGTTAAAGTTGGCGTGCTAGGTAGCGATTACTGTACGCCAATAATCCTAAATCAGGAGCTCGGGTGGGCTGGGTACTGCAGAACCATAAGACCCCCACAATTTAACTAGATAGTGTTATCGTCCGGCCATTTAATATGGGATATCTGGAGGCGGGCTCGCAGAATCTTCCATAGTTAGACCCTCATACTTGTTAGATACTGCATTTCCATTCCTTCTGATAGCCCTACAAAACATTTTCGACAACGTGAGAGTATGCCTTTACAAAAGGCAGAATTAGGAAGCAAAGAACTGATACCCTGAACATTCCGAAAGCAGCTACGACACCCTAGCCCATCTTAGTATTCATGAGTATGAGGCAGCTAGGTGGTTCTGCACATTTACCCCTGCAGCTGTATCCCCTAGCCTACCAACCGTCCGAGAAGAATCGGATCTCCACTACCACATGCGTCCAGggagggggaaaaaaaaagcggGCTTGTCCACGAGAATGAATAGTCAGAATTGTCCTGCGTGAAGTAGTTAGTATTTACCGTCATGCTCTGAAAACGCATGGGACAGGTAACATGCCCGTTATGTGTAAACTAGGTACTTGTGACACCCCTAATTGCAAACGCATGCTTTAGATAAAACAAATAGTCACGCAATTAATTGCAGGTAAGGAGAGGCTCCGCCTATGGCACAGCCTATATTCTCTTCAAGTAGGATCCAAGAGCCTCCCTTTTGGATGAAGTCACGGTGCCACGTAGGATACTGCAGCAGAGGTCGCAGGAATCGTAGGAGTGACGACGTTTAGGCCTTTCAATTGTAGCGCTGACTTGTGTTGGTTGTAGAAGACTCAGGTGGCTGTCTAACCAGACGAGCATGTTCAAGGGCTCTGAGCCAACTCAGGCAATTGTGCTGGGTATTTTCGCAGCTAGCAATAGTAATAGTAGTCTTTAAAAGTGCCGGTGTCCGGTCTGTGATTTTGCACAAGCTCGAGATGAGATTGTCAATTAATCCAGCCGGAACTGCAGAGTATGCAGCTCAAGGCGGATACCTCCATGCGATATAAAGGCCTGAATTCCAGACTGTGCGTTAGATGAAGCTATTTCCCAACCAGTGAACCACTGTGTGGGCGTCATGTCACATAAGATGATCAGCATATCGAGAGTGTGGCTGTCACATAAGTGATCCGATAGTGGTAACTGTTCACTCATGACCGCTGGGTCACCTTGGCAGAGCATATGCTGGGCCTGGAGTCCGTGAGAACAGACCACGACGAGGGTTCTGAGCTTTATTATAGCCGGTAGCGAATGAACTTGGCCCCAAGCGAACGGAGAGGTATAAAATCGTATAAAATTGTCAAGAGAATGGTAACGTTATGATATTAGATACAGCCTGAATTATGTAATACCGACGGCCGGTTGGCCTAATGGTAAGGCGTGGCTCTCCTAAGTGATTTTGACTGTGTTCTATGCAAATTCAGTCTCCACTTAGAGTAGTTAAGCCAAGATTGCGGGTTCGAGTCCCGTATCGGTCGGATAACAACGCATCTGCCCATACAATAGCAGCTAAAATTGCTTACCGGGCCAATGCTTTTTTGGTTCCTTACACTCGAACTATATATACGGTTGTATATAGTGTTCCTGTTTGCATGTGAATTAGAGAGTCAACACaaggcttttttttttcagagcGTGGTCACCCAGACTGGGAGACAATGTTCGATTAAAATCATTGTACTGATCTGTTTGGTACTTTAACGTGATGGTGATAGTTACGGGCTAGTGTGGTCTAAAGAGCCGGGGCACGGTTCGTTAGGTATTGCTTACGGCTGGCAACGACTTCTAGACTTTTTGCCTCACCCGTCAGTTCGATTCCAATACTTTGACTGAGAGCGTTTGTGTATTTCTGTACTCTGCCTCTAACAATAACAGTCCCCCAGTTCAACTTCTCTTTCATTCACCAATAATTAGGACCAGTTCCGGTTTTGCGATTACAACCACTACGCGTCAGCCTTGTTTACCTCTGTCCTCACTTTACGTCTAACTGCATAAATGTAGTCTACAACGTTGAGATTACCGACCAGCTGGCCTAAGGGGACCTCGCAAAGGCTTGCGGCGGGGAGTATCAATATCAGCGTCTGAGCgggacgacgatgatgatgataaatCAGGAAGGCAAGGTTGCTGCACCACGACGACAAGGTGCAAATGCTAGGCTTTCGTGGGAAAACAATGTAGACTGTGCTGGGCTGGGGATGGGGAGCCGTGGATCTAGCTGCATGTCTGTGTCTGTTGACTTTATCTGGGTGCTGTACTTCGATGTGGTAGCAATGGATTGAGACAATCAGGTACTGGGTGCTGTTTCAAAGATCAGGAGACTGCGTCAAATGGAAGGGCTTTGTAGCGTTCTGTCTCTGTCAAGTAGCATGGCATGGCAACGAGTGTCTTTCGGCCTGGACAGGCCATTACGGGACTGCATCTTCTACAGCCTGAGTctaaataaaaaaaaaaaaatttggCATCGCATTTGCAAGAAACTTGCGGGCTATAGCTAGAACTTATAAAACAAGGTGACCCCAAAGACAAAAAGAATAACGACCGATACGGGACTCGAACCCGCAATCTTGGCTTCACTACCAAACTCTGGCAGTTCAATAGGAGAGCCACGCCTTACCATTAGGCCAACCGGCCATAGTTGCGAATTGCTTCGCACAACTGGTTCTATAGACTATGAGTAATAACTTTTGTTTGAGTTGAGCCCGAGGATTCCCTGCGAAGTTTAGCAAGCTTCCATTTTCGTCCATCAGCCCAGCTGGGCCCTAGAAACCACTACTGGCACGCCAGTCCTCATACTCCAATGCATCATATTCTACTCATTTAAGCGTGACAGCTGGATAAACGACTTGTTACTTAGACCCACATCGGTAACTGAAGAGATTTGATGGCATCGCTGATATGTGACGCTGATAAGGCTCGACGTTAGACTAGTGTACTATTAGATCATGCTAGACGTCTGTATATACACATATACACATCATATATCCTAAGCACCTAGAGGGTCTTCTCTATCCAATAGACAGACAGATTTCTACAGCAATGATTTGTGTCCCATGAGGAGATATACATCCTCTGGACTCTATTATGAGCATGGCAAATTTCCAGACCTTAGAGGACTGGGACACAGCCCCGACACCCTCTGGTGCACCGGGGTCATGATACCTAGGTAGGCAGGTTAATTTAGGTAGACACCTaccacctccccctcctctcccccaGAATCGCCCTCTTAACGACCTTCTCAGCTCCAGACCCGAAATCTGGCTCGCCACCAAGCGAGCCCAGAATATCACCAACATAATTCTTCGCCTTGATGCCCTTTTCAAATCCACCCTCCCAGTTATCCAGAATACCCTCGATAACTTTAATACCAGCTCGGTAAAGGTTCTCAAACGCAGGAGTCGACGCGCCCTGCTCATCAGCCGTGAAAAGATTCTCGAACGGCGACTCGCCCAGATGAGGCCTGTCGAAGTCGGACGCCGTGCGCATTATGATAATCCGGCTGAAGTCGACTAGGCCCGCCAACGCACCGCGGAGCAGAGACTCCAGGGTCGCGTTATCTTCCTGCTGCGTAGTGCAGTAAATCCCTTTGCCGTTCGTAAATGTCTTGGTGGTGTTCGAGAATGCCTCACCCAGCAGCCGGCCGGAGAAGTAGACATCGCTGGTGGAAGTGTCACACTCGAGAACGAGGGGGTCCTGCGTTGCGGCGTCGTAGATACCGCTGTCAGACTTGTACAGCTTCCTGTATGCCTTGGCGGACTCGGAGTCCGCGAGCGTGGCATTCTTTGCAAACGCTGCTGCAATGCTTCGCAGCTGGGCGTTTACCTCGAACACCTCGGTGCCGTAGATGGACGACGGGTACTGGTCCGGTGTGGTGGAGGTTGATCCCTGCGGGAGGTAGCCGGTTGACATGTTGGCATAAATCTCACGCGCGTCAAACTCATATTGTAGCGCTACTTGCACAGCAAATCGGGCGAAGGTGACAGAAGCTGTGGGACCAACTTCCGGGTTGATACCTGCGATgccggcgaggaggaagTAGGTTGATGTCAGGTTAAAGGTGTTGGAGTAAAGCAGGGCGGATACCGTGCTGGCTGCGTTAATCTCGCCTTCGCCTGTAATGAGCTGGCAAACCTCATAGTCGGCAGAGCAGTGGAttgaggggaagaggggggAAAGGCCGGGGAGAGAGATGTTGTGTGATAGCAGGTCAAATTCGGGGATGCCGTGCCAGATTTCGGCTTCAGGAGTGAACTGGACGTTGGTTAACAAAGAGTAATCAAATCGATGTAAGAGGTAGACATACCATCGAGACGATGAACATTTTAGGAGTGATCTTGGAGTGTTGGCGGACTATATCCGTCGAGGCCCCCGAGCCCGAAGGCATCGAGGTGAAGGTGAGCAGCCACCACGCGAGAAAGGACCTGACCTGCATCTTACGCGCAAACAAGCTCTACAGTACCCAACGACCAAGCTCACGGTACCAGAGGGAAAAGCGTCGTTTAAATATTTTTCAATAATTCTGTTTACTCCTTTCCCTGGTTATCTCTCTGCCGATCAAGACCCACAAGAACAAGCCTCGAATCCCCACAACCAATCTGCAGTTGGAGCTTAGCTTTCCGAGCGCTCCGTCGCTGCAGATAGCTCATATCAGATACGGAGTAGTAGTTACGCCATATAGAGCCCATATCACGTTGCTCGGCGTGCTCCGTTTTCCGTTTTCTGTCCGGACCGTTTCACTTACATCCCCTTAgcatgcttcttcttcgcctccctATTCCCAAATGGAAACCCAGCCGTGCGCTTATCAGCACCGGTCCTCCTGCTAATCCGCCCATGGCTGCTAGCAAAGAGAACACACCAAAGTCCCACGGCGGCCACTGTTGCATATCCCACCATCGCAATGAGGAAGACGCCCTTTGCATTAAGCACGTAGCGCGTGTATGCGTAGAACGCAGAGGCCGCGTGGAACGCTGATGTTACGAGCAATGTTGGCACTGCGTAGGGTGCCTTCGGGTCGGTCTCGGACTCCGGGTCTTCAGTTGATATTGGGTCCGCGAGGCTTGATGTTAGCGGTATGTTGCCCGTGAGCAGGAATGTGAGTGTTGCGAGTGCGAGGAGGCTAAAGCCGAGGCAGCGGGCGAAGTAGACTTCAATTTCTGTCGCCTGTGTTAGTTGGGAGGTAGAGGAACTGAAGCAGAGAAGGCATACCAGTAGCAGGACGGGTTTCATCAAGCAGCATAGCTGAGATCCCTTGCGGGACAGAGATCAGGGCGGCGCTTTGCAGCCCCAGCCAGGCCGATGTTGAGTAGGTGTATGCGTAGAAAACCTAATTCTAGTCAGCAGTATTTTGTAAAAGATTAGACAAATGCATACATCCATAGTTGCTAATTGTAAATTTGAGATTTTGAGATCGAATAACTTGGGGATCGttgcaaagaagagaaagcttgGTGGGAGCTGGTATAAATAAGAGTAGTGTGCGAGGAAAGTCAGTATGATGTCACTCTCTAGCGGTCTTGCTACCTAGGTACAGTACGACACAACTCCCCCTGAACCTAGTATGATGTAGTAGGCACGTGAGGATAAAGACTGCAAGATAGATTTATTACGCATCTAACTTTGTGCAACAAATTGGTATTGTTTATTGATGTTTCATTTCACATAATGTATATAGTGTGACTGCAAACCAACGCCGTAACCCCAAAACATTGTACCACCAAGAATGCTGGAGGCGATTCTACCCGTTGAGATTGCTCTGCTGTAAATATCGCATGAAGCTCGCGTCTTCATTTGAGGGCCCACTTCTCGAGTCTGCCAGTGCACTCTGATACCGCTGGCTGAGTCCTTCGTCGTCACCAGCCGGAGGTGGATAATCCTCGTCACTGTCCGAATCAGGATCATAGGCTCTCCCCATCGCTGCAACtcgttcgtcttcctcttcttcggcttcgctAACTGTCTCAggctcctccttggccttggaGCTAGACAGATTCATATCCTTCATCAGCTTCCCAAGCTCAATTTCTCGCTGCTTCGCCTGCGCCTCTTCACGCTCTTTCTTCAAACGCTCAAGTTCTGGTTTGTAGTCCCTTTCGAATTCCTTGCGCTTCTCCTCGACCGCCTCGAAAAACTCGTCAACGCCCTCGCCTGTCATCGCGCTCACACCCACGACGTTGAGATGTCGATAAAACTCCTCTAGCATAAGGCTCATACTGTTGAGGAGAGATCCCATGTAGCCGCTTCCGCCCAtgcctcctgctcctccttcgcctccAAATTGACCCgactcctcttcttcccgcaGCGCCTGCTGGAACGCATCAAAGTCGGTCATCCACTCCTTGGCAAACTCCGCATCCTGAACATCTGTCTTATTAAAGACCAAGATCATTGGTAGCTTCGTCTTGTACAAAATACTGCAGGCGTAGAGCATGTTGCTCATGAaggtgctggtggagctCGTGCGGGGCGTATCAATGATGTAGGCGATCACGGTAGGGAACGATGAGGCCAGTGTCTCAAGCAAGATGCTTCCGGACGCACTCCACACGAAGACCTCGATTTGCCCGGGAGTATCGACCAGGAAGTGTTTGATCGGCTTTGCGGCGGGGTTCTCAGGATTGGGAGCAGCGCGCTTTTCAAGCAAAGCGATGATCTGATCAACCTTGGTGGCATACAGATTGAGTGATGTCAGGATACCTCCATTAGGCCCAAGGTTATACTGTTTCATGACTTCTTTGTAATTGATGGCATCGCGGATATCGATGTTGCTTTCGAAAGGAACTGTGTGGACCGCAGGGTCGAGGTTCAAGACGTAGGGAGGCTGCTTCTTCGAATGAAGGTGTGAGTTAATTCTCTGCATAAAAGTCGTCTTTCCTGAGCCTGATTCATACAGTTAGTTTCACGTATTCTCCCAATACTCTGTAGGATCCTTTGACTGACCTGCCATGCCGACGCAGACGACGGCTACAGGTGAATTCGCCATGGTGAGTCACTCCCACGTTATCTGGACGCTCTCGTAGAAATTATTCGTAGAAGATTCCGCAAGCAAGAACACAGCCCAAGAACAATAGCCTGTAGTCTTGTAAAGAGTACGCTTGATGATAAAATGTCGACAGAAAATGAGGGGGAATTGCCAAAGGCGGTGAGCGAGAAGGTCTCGACCGTTTTTCGACGTCATTGCTTGCTTTCTCACTTCAAATGTCTTAACAATTGAAAAATGACGCTGGAGGACTTCGAAAAATCTCTTGCGGAGGAGCGCGAGCGCGAAAGGCGACGCGAGAAGAGCGACGGGGACAAGCATCGCCACCGGCATCACGACCGCGAGCGTGACCGTGATCGCGACAGAGACCACCGTCGGGATCGAGACCGCAGCAGGGAGCATCGGCATCGGCACCGCTCCCACCGCCACCATTCGCGCTCCCGAGAAAGAGGATCGGACAGGAACAATGAATCGCACAGGGACGATGGCCACCGGCATAAACGCTCGCGGCAGTCTTCCGACCATGGCGAGGATAGGGACCACCATAAGCGTAGACACCGGGAAAAAGAGGGTCGGGAGGATGAGCCCGCAACGACGGCGGAAATCACGCAAGAAGAGCCAGCACGATTGAAAAGAGATGCGTGGATGGAAGCGCCGTCCGCGTTGGACATCGACTATGTCCAGCGGCGCGAAAAGACACGACTCGAGCAGGAGCCGAAACCACGAATGCTGCAGGCGGACTTTGAGCTTAAAATCCACAACAAGGAGTTGAACACCCACTTGCGCGATCTGAGAGATGGCAAGGCactcgaggagattgagcAGGAGCCGGCTGAACATGAGGTCAATTACACCTTCGGCGATGCGGgttcaagctggagaatgaCCAAGCTCAAAGGCGTGTATAGGGAGGCGAAGGAAAGTGGTCGttccgaggaggaggttgccaTTGAGCGCTTCGGGGATCTGCGCTCTTTTGATGATGCCCGTGAAGAGGAAGCGGAATTGGAGCGCCGCGAAACGTACGGTGAGGGCTACGTTGGGAAGGAGAAGCCTACGGGTGAACTATTCCGAGAGCGCAAGCAACAAGAAAATGTCCACCGTGATGTGCATGAGCACCTCCGGGATCCTGAGAAGGAGTTCAGCGCTCGTGGGCAGGGGCAGGTGATGGAGACAGTACCCCCTGCACAGACAACGCAGCATCTCGATCTCACGGCGCTGAACAAACCTTAAGCGCAAATGATGCGAGCGAAGCTCAGGGCCGCTCCAGATGCtgctgagctcgaggagcaaTATAATGCCGCCGCGGCTGCTATGGCTAATAGGAAGGAACCGGACGTTATGGTGCTCGGAGTCATGGAGAATAGAATGCTGGCCGGGAAGAGGAACGAAGTTAAAGCCATACAGACGAAACGCGGCTTGGAGCGAGGAAAGGTCGAAGAGAATGAGGACATGACGATTGAGGATATGGTCCAAGAAGAGCGTAGGAGTCGCGGCCAGTTTGGCGGAGAGGGACGACGTCTCGCCGAGAGGATTGCGAAGGACAGCAGGTTCGAAGTATGTCCACATCATCTTCGAAAGCTTTTGATATACTAATAGTTACAGAATGATCTAGAGTACATGGACGACAATGCTTCCAAACTGGCTCGCCGGGTTCATCGCTCCGAGATCGACCTCAGGAATACCACAATTAACGAGCTACAAAAGATGAACAAGATCCTGGACAACTGCCCACTATGCCATCACGAAGACACGAACACCCCCCCAGTCGCCCCAGTCGTGTCTCTTGCGACACGAGTCTACCTGACACTCCCAACCGAGCCCGAAatcagcccc
It includes:
- a CDS encoding uncharacterized protein (transcript_id=CADANIAT00003543), which encodes MRSCHIRPWVPMTLTGLFLRTLARGCVLEDQFLDSSEEFYEALAGCTTVIADKLSIGGASGRLVLPDVVNITGAIHSTALVPLALSSPLMTSIEAPQLVHLGGLDLNSIGSIANLSFPKLQHVAGQIRIERLEQYVNIDFPVLEDVKSIYLDGDFGRLGFRRLQRVDNDLIVINCEGCKTGNLNPTTPDPVAILFPASNLWVSSS
- a CDS encoding purine-nucleoside phosphorylase (transcript_id=CADANIAT00003544), yielding MQVRSFLAWWLLTFTSMPSGSGASTDIVRQHSKITPKMFIVSMFTPEAEIWHGIPEFDLLSHNISLPGLSPLFPSIHCSADYEVCQLITGEGEINAASTVSALLYSNTFNLTSTYFLLAGIAGINPEVGPTASVTFARFAVQVALQYEFDAREIYANMSTGYLPQGSTSTTPDQYPSSIYGTEVFEVNAQLRSIAAAFAKNATLADSESAKAYRKLYKSDSGIYDAATQDPLVLECDTSTSDVYFSGRLLGEAFSNTTKTFTNGKGIYCTTQQEDNATLESLLRGALAGLVDFSRIIIMRTASDFDRPHLGESPFENLFTADEQGASTPAFENLYRAGIKVIEGILDNWEGGFEKGIKAKNYVGDILGSLGGEPDFGSGAEKVVKRAILGERRGRW
- a CDS encoding uncharacterized protein (transcript_id=CADANIAT00003545), with product MDVFYAYTYSTSAWLGLQSAALISVPQGISAMLLDETRPATEIEVYFARCLGFSLLALATLTFLLTGNIPLTSSLADPISTEDPESETDPKAPYAVPTLLVTSAFHAASAFYAYTRYVLNAKGVFLIAMVGYATVAAVGLWCVLFASSHGRISRRTGADKRTAGFPFGNREAKKKHAKGM
- a CDS encoding GTPase NPA3 (transcript_id=CADANIAT00003546), yielding MANSPVAVVCVGMAGSGKTTFMQRINSHLHSKKQPPYVLNLDPAVHTVPFESNIDIRDAINYKEVMKQYNLGPNGGILTSLNLYATKVDQIIALLEKRAAPNPENPAAKPIKHFLVDTPGQIEVFVWSASGSILLETLASSFPTVIAYIIDTPRTSSTSTFMSNMLYACSILYKTKLPMILVFNKTDVQDAEFAKEWMTDFDAFQQALREEEESGQFGGEGGAGGMGGSGYMGSLLNSMSLMLEEFYRHLNVVGVSAMTGEGVDEFFEAVEEKRKEFERDYKPELERLKKEREEAQAKQREIELGKLMKDMNLSSSKAKEEPETVSEAEEEEDERVAAMGRAYDPDSDSDEDYPPPAGDDEGLSQRYQSALADSRSGPSNEDASFMRYLQQSNLNG
- a CDS encoding putative cell cycle control protein (Cwf19) (transcript_id=CADANIAT00003547), coding for MTLEDFEKSLAEERERERRREKSDGDKHRHRHHDRERDRDRDRDHRRDRDRSREHRHRHRSHRHHSRSRERGSDRNNESHRDDGHRHKRSRQSSDHGEDRDHHKRRHREKEGREDEPATTAEITQEEPARLKRDAWMEAPSALDIDYVQRREKTRLEQEPKPRMLQADFELKIHNKELNTHLRDLRDGKALEEIEQEPAEHEVNYTFGDAGSSWRMTKLKGVYREAKESGRSEEEVAIERFGDLRSFDDAREEEAELERRETYGEGYVGKEKPTGELFRERKQQENVHRDVHEHLRDPEKEFSAPQMMRAKLRAAPDAAELEEQYNAAAAAMANRKEPDVMVLGVMENRMLAGKRNEVKAIQTKRGLERGKVEENEDMTIEDMVQEERRSRGQFGGEGRRLAERIAKDSRFENDLEYMDDNASKLARRVHRSEIDLRNTTINELQKMNKILDNCPLCHHEDTNTPPVAPVVSLATRVYLTLPTEPEISPGSATIVPIQHRTNLLECDDDEWEEIRNFMKSLTRMYHDQGRDVIFYENAAAPHRKRHASMEAVPLPYSLGETSPAFFKEAILSSDEEWTQHRKLIDTLTKSKQGLGRNAFRRSLAKEMPYFHVWFQLDGGLGHIVEDANRWPKGDLFAREVIGGMLDVGPEVIKKQGRWTRGGDRRVGGFQSRWRKFDWTRVLVEG